Proteins co-encoded in one Armatimonadota bacterium genomic window:
- the hemA gene encoding glutamyl-tRNA reductase codes for MIAAVGITHKTAPLAVRERFALPRDTARRALQSLPGEALLLTTCNRTELYGTAPASQLAERLLAAAGWSGGGASIDPLVVWDAAEAVRHLLAVAAGLDSMVVGEPQVLAQVRAALAEARTAGRLGTVLDRLGQRALVAGRRVRAETPLGRDRPTIPRVAVQAAGELLGGLRGRRLLLVGAGKVGMLTARALRRQDLDAILVANRTIETARALARAVGGHPVAFDTLDEALGTADIVITCTGAPAPVLTRERLARALAARAAGDQWSQPMVVVDLAVPRDVEPAARHLPGLSLIDLDDLRARAQSAVPPEVVAAATAIVEEETEAFLTWLAGREAVPTIQALRRRAEALLDAEVSGWRDGDAERLRAFGRRLLNKLLHHPTVRLRDRAATHGRTYVEVVRDLFALEEGEGDGAPGQPAPVRHEEIGG; via the coding sequence ATGATCGCGGCGGTCGGCATCACCCACAAGACGGCGCCGCTGGCGGTGCGCGAACGCTTCGCCCTCCCCCGCGACACCGCGCGCCGTGCCCTCCAGTCACTGCCCGGCGAGGCGCTGCTGCTGACCACGTGCAACCGGACCGAGCTCTACGGGACGGCGCCGGCCTCGCAGCTGGCCGAGAGACTGCTGGCGGCGGCGGGCTGGTCCGGCGGCGGTGCATCCATCGACCCGCTGGTCGTGTGGGACGCCGCCGAGGCGGTGCGCCACCTCCTGGCGGTCGCTGCCGGGCTGGACTCCATGGTGGTCGGGGAGCCCCAGGTGCTGGCCCAGGTGCGGGCGGCTCTCGCGGAGGCGCGGACGGCAGGCCGGCTGGGCACGGTCCTGGACCGCCTGGGACAGCGCGCTCTCGTCGCCGGCCGTCGGGTGCGCGCGGAGACGCCGCTCGGCCGCGACCGCCCCACCATCCCCAGGGTGGCCGTGCAGGCGGCAGGGGAGCTGCTCGGCGGGCTGCGCGGCCGCCGCCTCCTGCTGGTCGGTGCCGGCAAGGTAGGCATGCTCACCGCCCGGGCGCTGCGCCGCCAGGATCTCGACGCGATCCTCGTGGCCAACCGCACCATCGAGACCGCCCGGGCGCTCGCGCGCGCGGTCGGGGGGCACCCGGTGGCCTTCGACACCCTCGACGAGGCGCTGGGGACGGCCGACATCGTCATCACCTGCACGGGGGCGCCGGCGCCGGTGCTCACCCGGGAGCGCCTGGCCCGCGCGCTGGCCGCGCGTGCCGCAGGGGACCAGTGGAGCCAGCCGATGGTCGTCGTGGACCTGGCCGTGCCGCGCGACGTGGAGCCGGCCGCCCGCCACCTCCCTGGACTGAGCCTGATCGACCTCGATGACCTGCGGGCGCGGGCGCAGAGTGCGGTGCCGCCCGAGGTGGTGGCGGCGGCCACGGCGATCGTGGAGGAGGAGACGGAGGCCTTCCTCACCTGGCTGGCCGGGCGCGAGGCGGTCCCCACGATCCAGGCGCTGCGCCGGCGGGCCGAGGCGCTGCTGGACGCCGAGGTGAGCGGCTGGCGCGACGGCGACGCGGAACGCCTGCGCGCCTTCGGCCGGCGGTTGCTCAACAAGCTCCTCCACCACCCCACGGTGCGCCTGCGCGACCGGGCCGCCACGCACGGGCGGACCTACGTCGAGGTGGTGCGCGACCTGTTCGCCCTGGAAGAGGGCGAAGGCGACGGCGCCCCCGGGCAGCCCGCACCGGTCCGACACGAGGAGATCGGTGGCTGA
- a CDS encoding helix-turn-helix domain-containing protein, translated as MQDSTPPRWLPLRDAAALLGVDEGTLRHWADQGKVRTFRTPGGHRRFLEEDLRALMTPPPPDVAGALRRRTFRLASQLPARRLRAQPWFAGLDEAFRRRARAYGRAVLELVAGAAGGEVEAKAALRKIRTIGHSYARELRQAGLSLSHATEAFCLFRSTLLLRTLQVAPPGEAQLRTLRQVNRLLDEVLVTIVRDYEARPEAPA; from the coding sequence ATGCAAGATTCGACGCCTCCCCGCTGGCTGCCCCTGCGCGACGCCGCCGCCCTGCTGGGGGTGGACGAGGGCACGTTGCGCCACTGGGCCGATCAGGGGAAGGTCCGCACCTTCCGCACGCCCGGTGGCCACCGGCGCTTCCTGGAGGAGGACCTGCGCGCCCTCATGACCCCGCCGCCCCCGGATGTGGCCGGGGCGTTGCGGCGCCGGACCTTCCGGCTGGCCAGCCAGCTCCCGGCCCGCCGCCTGCGCGCCCAGCCCTGGTTCGCCGGATTGGACGAGGCCTTCCGGCGCCGGGCGCGCGCCTACGGCCGGGCCGTCCTGGAGCTCGTGGCGGGGGCGGCGGGGGGAGAGGTGGAGGCGAAGGCTGCGCTGCGCAAGATCCGCACCATCGGCCACAGCTACGCGCGCGAGCTGCGGCAGGCGGGGCTGTCGCTGTCGCACGCCACCGAGGCCTTCTGCCTCTTCCGCAGCACGCTCCTCCTGCGGACGTTGCAGGTCGCCCCTCCCGGGGAGGCGCAACTGCGGACGCTGCGCCAGGTGAACCGTCTGCTCGACGAGGTCCTGGTCACCATCGTGCGCGACTACGAGGCCCGTCCCGAGGCTCCGGCATGA
- a CDS encoding isoaspartyl peptidase/L-asparaginase, translating into MRVIVVHGGAGAADAEREARRRAGCLEAARRGWAILRQGGDAVEAVVEAVAALEDDPEFNAGLGAVLTRDGQVQLDAAVMRGWDRAAGAVAWVTRTRNPVRLARLLLDRETVLMVGPPADALAGEAGLPRVDPAALITPRQRERLATFLASRRVEEGGTVGAVARDSSGGLAAATSTGGRLGQRSGRVGDTPVIGAGTYADQRGAASATGTGEAFIRAVAAFRAVSALDHASPDDAATAALATVTEVGGRGGLIVVNARGEFGVAFTTAQMVHAWIREGEEGTGA; encoded by the coding sequence ATGCGGGTCATCGTCGTCCACGGCGGGGCGGGCGCGGCGGATGCGGAGCGCGAGGCGCGCCGGCGGGCCGGCTGTCTGGAGGCCGCCCGGCGAGGGTGGGCGATCTTGCGCCAGGGAGGGGACGCCGTCGAGGCCGTCGTCGAGGCCGTGGCCGCCCTTGAGGACGACCCGGAGTTCAACGCCGGCCTGGGAGCGGTCCTGACGCGGGACGGGCAGGTCCAGTTGGACGCGGCGGTGATGCGCGGGTGGGACCGGGCGGCGGGAGCTGTCGCCTGGGTGACGCGGACCCGCAATCCCGTGAGGCTCGCCCGGCTCCTGCTGGACCGCGAGACCGTCCTGATGGTCGGCCCACCGGCCGATGCGCTGGCCGGCGAGGCCGGACTGCCCCGGGTCGACCCGGCGGCCCTCATCACCCCCCGCCAGCGAGAGCGCCTGGCAACCTTCCTGGCATCCCGGCGCGTAGAGGAGGGTGGGACGGTCGGCGCGGTGGCCCGCGACAGCTCGGGGGGCTTGGCGGCAGCGACCTCTACGGGAGGACGGCTCGGGCAACGCTCCGGTCGCGTGGGGGACACCCCCGTCATCGGCGCGGGCACGTATGCCGATCAGCGGGGGGCGGCGTCGGCGACCGGAACGGGAGAGGCCTTCATCCGCGCCGTGGCCGCGTTCCGGGCGGTCTCCGCGCTCGACCACGCGTCGCCGGACGACGCCGCCACCGCCGCGCTGGCCACGGTCACCGAGGTCGGCGGTCGCGGAGGGTTGATCGTCGTGAACGCCCGCGGGGAGTTCGGTGTGGCCTTCACGACCGCCCAGATGGTCCACGCCTGGATCCGGGAAGGGGAGGAAGGCACCGGCGCGTAA
- a CDS encoding STAS domain-containing protein has protein sequence MTDWLLTPPLTASEPLAWQVSRIGEAALLRVDGAIDLSTVYLFRVALRRGRAVSPTVIVDLSGVSFVDLAAVQALEHAYHRWHRTGGRLIVVASAPRVRRMLEFVHGRRFLVVTPSVGMALQLLGQEAGAETGADGTRPAGR, from the coding sequence ATGACGGACTGGCTGCTCACGCCGCCACTGACGGCCTCGGAGCCCCTCGCCTGGCAGGTGAGCCGGATCGGCGAGGCCGCACTCCTCAGGGTCGACGGCGCCATCGACCTCTCTACCGTCTACCTCTTCCGAGTCGCCCTGCGGCGGGGGCGGGCGGTGAGTCCCACGGTCATCGTGGACCTGAGCGGGGTCTCCTTCGTCGACCTGGCGGCCGTGCAGGCGCTGGAGCACGCCTATCACCGCTGGCACCGGACGGGCGGCCGCCTGATCGTGGTGGCCAGCGCTCCTCGGGTGCGGCGGATGCTCGAGTTCGTCCACGGGCGCCGGTTCCTCGTCGTCACTCCATCCGTGGGGATGGCCCTGCAGCTCCTGGGCCAGGAGGCCGGGGCCGAAACCGGCGCCGACGGTACCCGTCCGGCCGGCCGCTGA